A region from the Tachysurus vachellii isolate PV-2020 chromosome 25, HZAU_Pvac_v1, whole genome shotgun sequence genome encodes:
- the LOC132840464 gene encoding potassium-transporting ATPase alpha chain 1 codes for MNKTDSYEMFVEMDKMDGDIDVKIKKKKKIKKKERLENMKREMDIDDHEITIEELEARYSTSIDKGLSSRLAAQILERDGPNELKPPKGTPEYVKFARQLAGGLQCLMWVAAVICFIAFGIECAKGEIGSYDNLYLAITLIAVVVVTGCFGYYQEFKSTNIIASFKNLVPQQATVIRDGQKTQINANLLVVGDMVEIKGGDRVPADVRIITSQSCKVDNSSLTGESEPQTRSPECTHESPLETRNIAFFSTTCLEGVATGMIINTGDRTIIGRIATLASGVGNEKTPIAIEIEHFVDIIAGLAIFFGFTFFVVAMFIGYAFLEAMIFFMAIVVAYVPEGLLATVTVCLSLTAKRLARKNCVVKNLEAVETLGSTSVICSDKTGTLTQNRMTVAHLWFDNVIHAADTTEDQSGQSFDQSSETWRSLGRISSLCNRAFFKPNQETVPIPKREVVGDASETALLKFTELTIGNIVDYRARFKKICEVPFNSTNKFQLSIHELEDPLDLRYLLVMKGAPERILERCSTILIKGQELPLDEQWKEAFQTAYMDLGGLGERVLGFCHLYLNEKEFPRGYSFDGDEMNFSTSGLCFSGLISMIDPPRATVPDAVMKCRTAGIRVVMVTGDHPITAKAIAANVGIISEGSETVEDIANRLRIPVEQVKKSEARACVINGGQLKEMSSEELDEALRNHPEMVFARTSPQQKLIIVESCQRLGSIVAVTGDGVNDSPALKKADIGIAMGIAGSDAAKNAADMILLDDNFASIVTGVEQGRLIFDNLKKSIAYTLTKNIPELTPYLIYITVSVPLPLGCITILFIELATDIFPSVSLAYEKAESDIMHLKPRNPRRDRLVNEALAAYSYFQIGAIQSFAGFTDYFAAMAQEGWYPLLCVGLRSHWEDVKLQDLQDSYGQEWTYSQRLYQQYTCYTVFFVSIEICQIADVLIRKTRRLSVFQQGFFRNKVLVSAIVFQLCLGNLLCYCPGMPNIFNFMPIRVQWWFVPVPYGILIFVYDEIRKLGVRRHPGSWWDQELYY; via the exons ATGAATAAAACG GATTCCTACGAGATGTTCGTGGAGATGGACAAAATGGACGGTGACATAGACGTGAAgatcaagaaaaagaaaaaaatcaagaaaaaggAGAGATTAGAGAACATGAAGAGGGAGATGGATATT GACGACCACGAGATCACCATCGAGGAATTAGAGGCGAGATATTCAACAAGTATTGACAAA GGTCTGAGCTCGAGGTTGGCGGCGCAAATCCTGGAGCGTGACGGCCCTAACGAGCTGAAGCCCCCCAAAGGGACGCCCGAGTACGTGAAGTTCGCTCGGCAGCTGGCTGGAGGTCTGCAGTGTCTGATGTGGGTCGCTGCTGTCATCTGCTTCATCGCTTTCGGCATCGAGTGTGCGAAGGGTGAAATCGGCAGCTACGATAAC ctTTATTTGGCCATCACTCTCATCGCTGTGGTGGTCGTGACCGGCTGTTTTGGCTACTACCAGGAATTCAAAAGCACCAACATCATCGCCAGTTTCAAGAATCTGGTACCACAG CAAGCCACAGTGATCCGAGATGGCCAAAAGACCCAGATCAACGCCAATCTGCTGGTGGTAGGGGACATGGTGGAGATTAAAGGAGGCGATAGGGTTCCTGCTGATGTCCGTATCATCACCTCACAGAGCTGTAAG GTGGATAATTCATCTCTAACTGGAGAGTCAGAGCCTCAGACCAGGAGCCCGGAGTGTACACATGAGAGTCCCCTGGAGACCCGCAATATCGCCTTCTTCTCCACAACCTGCTTAGAgg GTGTAGCTACAGGGATGATCATCAACACCGGTGACCGCACCATCATCGGACGCATCGCCACCCTCGCCTCAGGAGTGGGCAACGAGAAAACCCCCATCGCCATCGAGATCGAGCATTTCGTCGACATCATCGCTGGCCTGGCCATCTTCTTCGGTTTCACCTTCTTTGTGGTTGCCATGTTTATCGGTTACGCCTTCTTGGAGGCCATGATCTTCTTCATGGCTATTGTGGTGGCTTACGTGCCTGAGGGACTTCTAGCAACTGTCACT GTGTGTCTGTCCCTGACGGCCAAACGTCTGGCCAGGAAGAATTGCGTGGTGAAGAATTTGGAAGCCGTGGAGACTCTGGGTTCTACGTCCGTCATCTGCTCGGATAAAACAGGAACCCTGACACAGAACCGCATGACTGTGGCTCACCTGTGGTTTGACAATGTGATCCACGCCGCAGACACAACCGAGGACCAATCAG gtcaGAGTTTTGACCAGTCCTCAGAGACTTGGAGGTCGCTGGGACGAATTTCAAGTCTGTGCAATCGGGCGTTTTTCAAACCCAATCAGGAGACAGTGCCGATCCCCAAG AGGGAAGTGGTGGGTGATGCTTCTGAGACAGCGCTGTTAAAGTTCACCGAGTTGACCATAGGGAACATCGTTGACTACAGAGCACGGTTCAAAAAGATCTGCGAGGTTCCCTTCAACTCCACCAACAAGTTTCAG CTGTCAATACACGAGCTGGAGGACCCGCTGGACCTGCGCtacctgctggtgatgaaagggGCGCCAGAGAGGATCCTGGAACGCTGCTCCACCATCCTGATCAAGGGCCAGGAGCTTCCCCTGGATGAGCAGTGGAAAGAAGCCTTCCAGACTGCCTACATGGACCTGGGAGGACTGGGAGAGAGAGTGCTGG gttTCTGCCACTTGTACCTGAATGAGAAGGAGTTTCCACGTGGCTACAGCTTCGATGGAGATGAAATGAACTTCAGCACGTCCGGACTTTGCTTCTCCGGCCTCATCTCCATGATCGACCCTCCTCGAGCCACCGTTCCAGACGCTGTGATGAAATGTCGTACTGCTGGCATCCGA GTCGTCATGGTTACCGGTGACCATCCCATCACAGCAAAGGCGATCGCTGCAAACGTGGGCATCATATCCGAGGGCAGTGAGACGGTGGAGGACATCGCCAACAGACTGCGCATCCCTGTGGAGCAGGTTAAGAAGAG TGAAGCTCGTGCTTGTGTAATTAACGGAGGTCAGCTGAAGGAAATGAGCAGCGAAGAGTTAGACGAAGCTCTTAGGAATCACCCGGAGATGGTGTTCGCTCGCACGTCTCCTCAGCAGAAGCTCATCATCGTGGAGAGCTGCCAGCGTCTG GGCTCCATCGTAGCAGTAACAGGAGACGGAGTAAACGATTCTCCGGCTCTGAAGAAAGCAGATATCGGTATTGCGATGGGTATCGCCGGCTCTGACGCTGCTAAAAACGCTGCAGATATGATCCTGCTGGACGATAACTTCGCCTCTATCGTCACCGGAGTCGAACAAG GTCGACTTATCTTCGATAACCTGAAGAAGTCCATCGCCTACACTCTGACGAAGAACATTCCGGAGCTGACTCCGTATCTCATCTACATCACGGTCAGCGTGCCTCTGCCTCTGGGCTGCATCACCATCCTCTTCATCGAGCTCGCCACAGACATT TTCCCCTCAGTGTCTCTGGCCTACGAGAAAGCGGAGAGCGACATCATGCATCTCAAACCCAGGAACCCACGCAGGGACCGGCTGGTGAACGAAGCCCTCGCCGCCTACTCCTACTTTCAGATCG GAGCGATCCAGTCGTTTGCAGGATTCACAGACTACTTTGCGGCGATGGCTCAGGAGGGCTGGTACCCGCTGCTCTGTGTGGGCCTTCGCTCTCACTGGGAAGACGTCAAACTTCAGGACCTACAGGACAGCTACGGACAGGAATGG ACGTACAGTCAGCGTCTGTATCAGCAGTACACCTGCTACACCGTCTTCTTCGTCAGTATTGAGATCTGCCAGATTGCTGATGTGTTGATCAGGAAAACTCGCCGTCTGTCGGTCTTCCAGCAGGGTTTCTTCAG AAACAAGGTGCTTGTGTCTGCGATAGTCTTCCAGCTGTGTCTCGGTAACCTCTTGTGTTACTGTCCAGGGATGCCCAACATCTTCAACTTCATGCCTATCAG GGTTCAGTGGTGGTTTGTTCCGGTGCCATACGGCATCCTGATCTTCGTTTATGATGAAATAAGGAAACTAGGCGTGAGGAGACACCCAGGAA GCTGGTGGGATCAGGAGCTGTATTACTGA
- the gapdhs gene encoding glyceraldehyde-3-phosphate dehydrogenase 2, translated as MSNLCVGINGFGRIGRLVLRACLEKGIKVTAINDPFIDLKYMVYMFKYDSTHGRYKGEVHQEDGKLIVDGQAIAVYQCMKPAEIPWGDAGALYVVESTGVFLSIDKASSHLQGGAKRVVVSAPSPDAPMFVMGVNEDKYDPSSMTIVSNASCTTNCLAPLAKVIHDSFGIEEALMTTVHAYTATQKTVDGPSAKAWRDGRGAHQNIIPASTGAAKAVGKVIPELNGKLTGMAFRVPVADVSVVDLTCRLSNPASYADIKEAVKKASHGSLKGILGYTEDSVVSSDFVGDTHSSIFDAGAGISLNDNFVKLISWYDNEFGYSHRVADLLLYMHSKE; from the exons ATGTCCAACCTTTGCGTGGGAATCAATGG ATTCGGCCGCATCGGCCGTCTGGTCCTCAGAGCCTGTCTGGAGAAAGGGATTAAAGTCACGGCCATCAACGACCCCTTCATTGACCTGAAGTACATG GTTTACATGTTCAAGTACGACTCCACCCACGGACGTTACAAGGGAGAGGTGCATCAAGAGGACGGCAAGCTTATTGTGGACGGACAGGCTATCGCTGTATACCAGTG CATGAAGCCTGCTGAGATCCCATGGGGTGACGCCGGCGCTCTTTACGTCGTCGAGTCCACCGGAGTCTTCCTCAGCATCGACAAAGCCTCT TCTCACTTGCAGGGCGGAGCCAAGCGTGTGGTAGTCTCCGCCCCCTCCCCCGACGCCCCCATGTTTGTGATGGGCGTCAATGAGGACAAGTACGACCCGTCCAGCATGACCATCGTCAG cAACGCATCCTGCACGACTAACTGCTTGGCTCCGCTGGCCAAAGTCATCCATGACAGCTTTGGTATCGAGGAGGCTCTCATG ACAACAGTCCATGCCTACACTGCCACCCAGAAGACAGTGGACGGTCCCTCTGCCAAGGCCTGGCGTGACGGCCGCGGCGCTCACCAGAACATCATCCCCGCCTCCACAGGAGCTGCCAAGGCTGTGGGCAAAGTCATCCCCGAACTCAACGG GAAGCTGACCGGCATGGCGTTCCGCGTCCCCGTGGCCGACGTCTCCGTGGTGGATCTCACCTGCCGCCTCTCCAACCCTGCCAGCTACGCTGACATCAAGGAGGCTGTCAAGAAGGCGTCCCATGGATCCCTGAAGGGAATTCTGGGATACACAGAAGACTCT gTTGTGTCCTCTGACTTCGTCGGTGACACTCACTCCTCCATCTTCGATGCCGGTGCCGGCATTTCCCTAAACGACAACTTTGTCAAGCTCATTTCCTG GTACGATAACGAGTTTGGTTACAGCCACCGCGTCGCCGACCTCTTACTGTACATGCACTCCAAGGAGTAA